In a single window of the Mucilaginibacter defluvii genome:
- a CDS encoding DEAD/DEAH box helicase, with the protein MAWSDKFKLKKGLVQALNEAGFTAPKKIQQKTLARINGGQDVIAVGPEGCGKTTTYILAALSKFNYTPDGVPKVLILVPDKEKVEEVIAKIGQLNKNKTLSIVPLYVTPGTEAQMDALADGADIVVATPDRARAIYLKLGLDVNKIELLVIDDAELIVKQGLQLPVTELADSIPKCQHLVFTEVLHERLNKMIAPFMKQPAIVEVEEIGEPQFNTHPQMLYLLPNFGTKVNLLNLFIQDEELFTKVVLFVNTRLTAEKLYKGLHDKKSTVALLNPWLPGVDGFTSLPEFKNAQTRVLIVVNDAEQESDLRDIPFLIHFELPVEKETYIRRMISDAPDVENETMAITFATDLELSAVKKIEQATGQKILSGELPEDLIIETERRITGSAERKDALAKADDNAPGAAFHEKKASNAKTYNYRAGLKAKMNKKKNH; encoded by the coding sequence ATGGCGTGGTCAGATAAATTTAAACTTAAAAAAGGATTGGTACAAGCTTTAAACGAAGCGGGTTTTACAGCTCCTAAAAAAATTCAGCAGAAAACACTGGCACGTATCAACGGCGGCCAGGATGTGATAGCTGTTGGCCCTGAAGGTTGCGGCAAAACCACTACCTATATATTAGCCGCGCTTAGCAAATTTAACTATACGCCGGATGGCGTGCCGAAGGTTTTGATATTAGTACCTGATAAAGAGAAAGTAGAAGAGGTTATTGCGAAGATCGGCCAGCTCAACAAAAACAAAACGCTTTCGATAGTGCCGCTGTATGTTACCCCCGGTACCGAAGCCCAGATGGACGCCTTGGCAGATGGTGCCGATATAGTAGTTGCCACGCCCGACAGGGCACGTGCTATTTACCTTAAGCTTGGCCTTGATGTAAATAAAATTGAGTTGCTGGTTATTGATGATGCTGAACTGATTGTTAAGCAAGGTTTGCAGTTACCGGTTACTGAACTGGCCGATAGCATTCCTAAATGCCAGCACCTTGTTTTTACTGAGGTGTTGCATGAGCGTTTAAACAAAATGATAGCACCTTTTATGAAGCAACCGGCCATTGTAGAGGTAGAAGAAATAGGCGAGCCGCAGTTTAATACACACCCGCAGATGCTATACCTGCTGCCTAATTTTGGCACCAAGGTAAATTTGCTAAACCTGTTTATTCAGGATGAAGAGCTGTTTACTAAAGTAGTGCTTTTTGTAAACACGCGCCTAACGGCTGAGAAATTATACAAAGGCCTACATGATAAAAAAAGTACGGTTGCTTTATTAAACCCATGGTTACCGGGTGTGGATGGCTTTACATCGTTGCCTGAGTTTAAAAATGCCCAGACTCGTGTACTGATCGTGGTCAATGACGCAGAACAGGAATCAGATCTGCGTGATATTCCATTCCTTATTCATTTTGAATTACCGGTTGAAAAGGAAACTTACATTCGCCGGATGATTAGTGACGCACCGGATGTTGAAAATGAAACCATGGCCATAACGTTCGCCACAGACCTTGAACTATCCGCGGTAAAAAAAATTGAGCAAGCTACCGGCCAGAAAATTCTGTCCGGAGAATTGCCGGAAGATCTGATTATTGAAACGGAACGCAGAATTACCGGTTCTGCTGAAAGAAAGGACGCCTTGGCAAAGGCGGATGATAATGCGCCCGGAGCCGCTTTTCACGAGAAGAAGGCAAGTAATGCTAAAACCTATAATTACAGGGCAGGCTTAAAAGCCAAAATGAATAAAAAGAAGAACCATTAG
- a CDS encoding DUF6268 family outer membrane beta-barrel protein, translated as MEIQRFLLIIFACLIFKPSLAQSPEEAVMKRKIDSIKLAALADYATKYPMLRQGAFAVDMIGSRRVKGELNGSDLFEGKTSVTRIRSNFTIPLVQFGKNVVTGTISYQQIHFATSEVKSYQPAFAAVDQSLNKQTVGFTVSFTRLDSLFNRPISYSGSLSGLTNEFSSIKRLNYIGNVIYSLSRTPTSSWAVGLAVVVDPSSVAPVVPFVSYWHHYKNSNLDLFIDMPSRIALRKQLSSKSWASVGSELGGNLYFFDIKQASLPENSVYSTIDLRTGLTLEYMLTKKIVVGVSGGMYTLARSTMFEHNAKTSDYFFKTNGGTVPYLTVSMSLLPFIKSWK; from the coding sequence ATGGAAATTCAACGCTTTCTGCTCATCATTTTTGCCTGTCTCATTTTTAAACCGTCACTTGCGCAATCGCCTGAAGAGGCGGTGATGAAACGAAAGATCGACTCGATAAAACTCGCGGCTTTGGCAGACTATGCCACCAAATATCCAATGCTAAGGCAGGGAGCATTCGCGGTTGATATGATAGGCAGCCGGCGCGTAAAGGGCGAACTTAATGGCAGTGATCTGTTTGAAGGAAAGACAAGTGTTACCAGGATACGCTCGAATTTCACTATCCCGCTAGTACAGTTTGGTAAAAACGTAGTTACCGGAACCATTAGCTACCAGCAAATTCATTTTGCAACAAGTGAGGTTAAAAGCTATCAACCTGCTTTTGCCGCTGTTGATCAAAGCCTGAACAAACAGACCGTTGGTTTTACTGTATCGTTTACCCGGCTGGATAGTTTGTTTAATCGTCCGATCAGCTATTCAGGTAGTTTGTCTGGATTGACAAATGAGTTCTCGTCAATTAAAAGGCTTAATTATATCGGTAACGTCATTTACTCGCTTAGCAGAACGCCTACCTCATCATGGGCGGTTGGCCTTGCCGTAGTTGTCGATCCTTCATCGGTTGCGCCGGTTGTGCCTTTTGTAAGTTACTGGCATCATTACAAAAACAGCAACCTCGATTTGTTTATTGATATGCCGAGCCGTATCGCGCTCAGAAAACAACTGTCCAGCAAAAGCTGGGCATCCGTAGGCAGCGAACTTGGTGGTAACCTTTATTTTTTTGACATCAAGCAGGCATCGCTGCCGGAAAATTCCGTTTACTCTACTATTGATTTGCGAACCGGCCTTACATTGGAGTACATGCTGACAAAAAAGATTGTTGTTGGTGTCAGCGGCGGAATGTATACCCTGGCCCGCTCCACCATGTTTGAACATAACGCCAAAACTAGCGATTACTTTTTCAAAACTAATGGCGGAACGGTTCCTTATTTAACCGTAAGTATGTCGCTTTTGCCTTTCATTAAAAGCTGGAAATAA